The Gehongia tenuis sequence AGCGTCCCCGCCCGCCCAAGGCGAGGGAGCCGCTGGGAGAAAGCCAAAGCCCAAAACCCACCCCGGTGAAGCGGGGCGGGGAAAGGCCCCGTGTGCGCACCGATAAGGATGGGCAGAACAAAAAGCCCATTCCGCCAAAGGAAGACGGCACACCCAAGGAAGGGACGAACAGGCGCCGGAGAAACCGGCCCCGGCGGCGCCCGTCGGGCCAGGGTGGAGTGGCCAATAAACCCCCGGGAAATTCGGAGAAAAATAGTTAAAAAACCTCTTCCCATGTTTGCATCGGTGTGGTAGACTAAGGTTGCAAAAGCCAAGGGCTTATTGCTTGGAATTTGGTAAGGAGGTGACAAGAAATGGCCTATAAGATTAATGACGAGTGCATCAGTTGCGGTGCTTGTGAAAGTGAGTGCCCGACCAACGCCATTTCCGCTGGAGATGGAAAGTATCAGATC is a genomic window containing:
- a CDS encoding DUF362 domain-containing protein produces the protein MAYKINDECISCGACESECPTNAISAGDGKYQIDADVCIDCGACAGVCPVDAPQPE